In Anoplopoma fimbria isolate UVic2021 breed Golden Eagle Sablefish chromosome 15, Afim_UVic_2022, whole genome shotgun sequence, the genomic window TAATCAGttaaatatacacaaaacacTATAATATCAGAGATAATTGAACCTACcctttcattgtttgtttgtatgtatttcaTGGTCCattgtaaatatttgtatttttctttataattgTGCAAATATCTTTGGAAATAATCCCTTTCTGATTCTACAAAGTATATTGTAATATTGTGTGGGAGTGCAAAGAATACTGGAAAAATTGTATACGctgtcattttaataaatagatAAGATTTCCTCTCTGGGGTTCTTTAAATGATTATCCTACTAAAAATATTTGATAGTTTATGTCTTTGTCACATAAACAGCGATATTAATGAAGTTGTCATCTGGCTTTAGCCTAGACAGTGAttgttcatattttagtttctactattttaattttactttaatcaaattctttacataatgttttgtattttcaacaCTGTAAATGTTTGACTTAGATAATATTTGGAAGGCTAAAAAAAGTGTTGGTTTCCATCGTATCATCTCTTCTTCatgtaaacaatatatttttttaagtttcctcAAATGAGTGAAACAGCGCCCCCCTAGTAACAGATGGTAAATCTCATCCAGCCTGTGAGGTCAAACATGGCATTACACCCATGCTGAAGACCAACAAGGGAAAAACACAGGTAAATTGCTTCATTATTAAATAGTACATGCCATTAAGTAGCATGTTACGTAAATGTGGTCAGTGTGAAACTGATGAGAAACTGAGAATGGACAGATCTCTGTAAAATAAGCCCTGAAGTGAACTGAGTAGCCAGTCAGTCTCTGGCCTCACAGCCGACAAAAGACaatgaaaacagtatttaaatgaCATAAACCGGAGTGTTGGCATGTTTCCAGTGTTGCTAATAATGCTAACAGCAGATGGACAGAGGAGTGGAGGACCATCACATTCACTAGTTCATCTTCATACCTGAGAGGAGAACGTGCTGGAACATCTAATAACGTGAGTTTAATTAATCTTGTtcactgtttctgtctcttcctctctgattTCTGTTTAAATGTCTCAATAGTTCTTCTACAGTTTCTTTGACTCAATTTTCCCAACATAGTTTATCAGAAAACTATAGAACATATTGTTAGATACAACATCTTAACAGTGGATTTTAAACATAATGATTGTATTCATTGAACTAATAAACTTATAAAAACATAGCATAGAGTGGTCATGTTGTTATCAAGACTgtatgaatatcatttttttgttggagTCAGTATTTGATATGACGTAAACTGAAAATAAGAGCTTATGCGTGTGatttctgaatattttccaATGCTGATGCTCTGCTAGTGCTCAGAAACAGTCCTTCATTTATGTATTGCTTTTAAGTTTTCCTGTTTAATGAATCATTAGCACTAATTAGTAACTAGTTTACTGTAAGTTAGGCCTTGTCGGTAAGCTTTGGTTTACCAGTCCTATAGACAGGATTAAAAGCTTTTGATGTGAACAGAAACTTTTAAATCATCTGGTTTTGAAATATGGGATTGATATGTCTTTAAATGCCTCGGCAAATATATAAGTAtggttattttttctgtatattttagCATTTGTATCATGTGCTTTAAGTTTCATATCTGCAAAATTAGCACATTTTGCAAACCGTCTGCAGCCAtgctttaattaaactgataGATATCATTATGAAACTCTACCAGTTGATTACTAACATTatgagaatttattttttgttccaagttttctgaaatgttatgttttaataatgcaaaTGATACATTATGTCATGGTAACTTTTGATAAAgttagacaaagtagtaaaatactaatacaaaatgtgcatttgggatgttttctttccagtaGTCTGAAAGAAGGAAGTGTGATGAAAGCAAAATAGacctacatctttttttttcttacttttttaatttgtgttgtgCTTTTATGTTGCATGTTACCAAACAAGTGTACAATTAATGAAATGGCTACAAAGTAATGCATCACAGATAATGTGGGGATGTACTTAGCTCCCTATTGAATGTATTGTGTCACCTTAAGAGCTAAATTAAGAGGCGGAGCAACAGCAGGTGAGTTGTCAACGTCATACTTCCTGAAATAACACTGAATGTTACATAAAGCACCCGGAGGTCTGCTGTTGAGACGCGTCTTCCTGTTTCTCTTGAAAGTAATCTCCCGGTAAAACAAGTTCACAGAGTCTTTTCTAAACTACACAGCCGAGTCTCTGCACGCTGGTGAGTACAGATGATGATATAGTCGGTGTTCAAACTACCGGCATTAACACACTGAGCTTTAGCTGAGCTCACATACAGGGTGAGACATTTCTAAGTTTTAAACTTGTGAAACTAAAATTGTATTTAGGTGCAATGTAGCTCTATAAAACAGAATTGCCTCCTAACATTgtaatacatttagttttacatttttaaagcaagtGATAAAGAATCTTGTCAttttagtttctctttttcacacTTTCACTTTTGTTCTCATTGTGTAGACATGTCTGCTGACGGCAGTTCGCTCTGTGAAAACCAGTTTCTGTGTTCCATCTGTCaggatgtgttcactgatccagtcagtacaccatgtggacacaacttctgtaaAGAATGCATCACTAAATACTGGGATACAAATGTGCCTTACAAGTGTCCCAACTGTCAAAAGATGTTCTACACCAGACCTGAGCTGCAGGTGAATACTTTTGTCTCTGAGATGGTTGCTCACTTTAGACAGTCGGCTCATCAGAgagcgagcagcagcagctcagagcaacAAGTTGCCCAACCAGGAGACGTTCCCTGTGacgtctgcactggaaccaaactgaaggccctgaagtcctgcctggtgtgtctggtctcctactgtgagactcacctggagcctcaCCTAGCAACGCCAGGCCTGaaaagacatcagctgatcgacCCTGTGGAGAACCTGGAAGACAGGATGTGTACGGAGCACGATAAACTGCTGGAGCTGTTCTGTGAGACCGAccagatgtgtgtctgcatgctctgcACTTATTCAGACCACAAGTCACATgatgttgttcctctgaaagaagaataCCAAAGACAGAAGGTCGAGGTTGAGAAGACAGAAGCTGAAATTCAGCAGACGATCCAGGAGAGACGACTTAAGATTCAAGAGTTCAAACGTTCAGTCAAGGTCAGCAGGGACAATGCAAACAGAGAGATAGAAGACAGAAACTCTGTCTTCATCAAGCTGAAGGAGGCTATTCAGAGAAACCAGGACAAAGTCATCAAGACGATTGAAGACAACCACAAAGCGACAGCAAGGGAGGCTGAAGGCTTCATCAAAGAGCTGAACCAGGAAATCTCTGAGCTGAAGAAGAGTGCTGAGCTGAAGCAGCTCTCACACTCAGGAGACCACCTTTACCTCGTCCAGAACTTCAAGTCCCTGAATGCTGCTCCACCCACAAAGAACTGGACAGAAGTCAGAGTCTGTCCAGCTTCATATGAGGGGAACAAGAGAACTTTGGCTCAGTTGCTGGAGATGCTCAAAAATGAGACGAAGAAGCTGCTCACAGAGTTTGAGCTGAAGACCGTCCAGCAGTTTGCAGTGGACGTCACTCTGGATCCTGATACAGCACATCCCTCGctcatcctgtctgaagatGGGAAACAAGTTCATCACGGTCTTGTAGAGAAGAATCTACCAGATACTCCAAAGAGATTTTCTACTTTTATCTGTGTCTTAGGGAAGCAGTCTGTTTCTACAGGAAGGTTTTACTTTGAGGTTCAGGTTAAAGGGAAGACTGGTTGGGTTTTAGGAGTAGCAAGAGAGTCAGCCAATAGGAATGGGCTAATCCATTTGAGCTGTAAGAATGGTTACTGGACACTATGGTGTATTAATGAAAAAGTCTTCAGTGCTCTTACTGAgacccctgtctctgtctctgtggagTCTCAGCCTGAGAAGGTTGGGGTGTTTGTAGAttatgaggagggtctggtctccttttatgaCGTTGATGCAGCGAGTCTCCTTCACTGACAAACTCCTCCCACTCTTCTGTCCCTCTACCAATCAGGGTGGTAAAAACTCTGCCCCTCTCATCATCTGTCCTGTTAANNNNNNNNNNNNNNNNNNNNNNNNNNNNNNNNNNNNNNNNNNNNNNNNNNNNNNNNNNNNNNNNNNNNNNNNNNNNNNNNNNNNNNNNNNNNNNNNNNNNtccattcaccttattccaaataaaactttgacaaattgtatcgtatgaactcttatttattgatcatgacataaatatttatggaatgtacatcacaaaaaggtctaaattaaggttaaactttaatatcaaaggaagtgacatcatatttgttcatctatagaactataggaatatggagacctgaaatacatcaacaacatagattgcatattgcatttgttaatagcttacctgtggttagggttaggggacgctaaccctaaccctaaccctaaccctaaccctctaccgaaaaaacacttaggcaaattttcggaaaaaattaacatggggagtctatggcagctatatcacaggaaggacctagagactcgggggtagtaccattggaaaggccgtgccctacttactatagatgtacgttagaaaaaagtttgtaggatcttcagaaaaaatgttattcaaaaaggcgtcttgatcctttttcattttttgcccgtttcacccccttcccgaagtcctacagactcggggtcggtaccattcgatcgggcttggcctaattagtgggggcggagaccgtttccaaggctctaccacattcggaagagggtgtattttcaaaaaggatcaagaatctgtggttttcatcccttatctacatcaaaggtaggacctagagactcgcggatggtaccaatcgatccgcggtggagtcattagtgggagtagagaccacttacaagacggtaggaccttcatgaaaaagttattcacgaaaaaccaatattttcttgggtttcgaaccattcccaaggtcctagagagtcggggttggtaccattcgatcggacttggccgaattagtggacacggagaccacttccaagtctctaccaccttcagaaaaaaagttattcaagaatatgtaatcctctcatgtgtaatcgtggttttcatccctattcctaaccctaaccctaaccctaaccctaaccctctaaccctaaccctaaccctaaccctaaccctaaccctaaccctaacctaaccctaacctaaccctaaccctaaccctaacccacctaaccttccattcaccttattccaaataaaactttgacaaattgtatcgtatgaactcttatttattgatcatgacataaatatttatggaatgtacatcacaaaaaggtctaaattaaggttaaactttaatatcaaaggaagtgacatcatatttgttcatctatagaactataggaatatggagacctgaaatacatcaacaacatagattgcatattgcatttgttaatagcttacctgtggttagggttaggggacgctaaccctaaccctaaccctaaccctaaccctctaccgaaaaaacacttaggcaaattttcggaaaaaatgaacatggggagtctatggcagctatatcacaggaaggacctagagactcggggtagtaccattggaaaggccgtgccctacttactatagatgtacgttagaaaaaagtttgtaggatcttcagaaaaaatgttattcaaaaaggcgtcttgatcctttttcattttttgcccgtttcacccccttcccgaagtcctacagactcggggtcggtaccattcgatcgggcttggcctaattagtggggcggagaccgtttccaaggctctaccacattcggaagagggtgtattttcaaaaaggatcaagaatctgtggttttcatcccttatcctaaccctaaccctaaccctaaccctaacctaaccctaacccctaaccctaaccctaaccctaaccctaaccctaaccctaaccaacccccctaaccctaaccctaaccctaaccactaaccctaaccctcctaaccctaaccctaaccctaaccctgaccctgaccctgaccctgaccctaaccctaaccctaaccctaaccctaaccctaaccctaacctaacctaaccctaacccctaaccctaaccctaaccctaaccctaaccctaaccctaaccctaaccctaaaccctaacctaacctaaccctaaccctaaccctaaccctaacctaaccctaaccctaacctaaccctaaccctaaccctaaccctaaccctaaccctaaccctaaccctaaccctaaccctaaccctaaccctaaccctaaccctaaccctaacccctaacctaacctaaccctaaccctaacctaaaccctaaccctaaccctaaccctaaccctaaccctaaccctaacccaaaccctaacctaaccctaaccctaaccctaaccctaacctaaccctaaccctaaacctaacctaaccctaaccctaaccctaaccctaacctaaccctaaccctaaccccctaaccctaaccctaaccctaaccctaacctaaccctaaaccctaacctaaccctaacctaaccctaaccctaacctaacctaaccctaaccctaaccctaaaccctaaccctaaccctaaccctaaccctaaccctaatccctattcctaacctaaccctaaccctaacccaaccctaaccctaaccctaaccctaaccctaaaccctaaccctaaccctaaccctaaccctaaccccctaaccctaaccctaacccaccctaaccttccattcaccttattccaaataaaactttgacaaattgtatcgtatgaactcttatttattgatcatgacataaatatttatggaatgtacatcacaaaaaggtctaaattaaggttaaactttaatatcaaaggaagtgacatcatatttgttcatctatagaactataggaatatggagacctgaaatacatcaacaacatagattgcatattgcatttgttaatagcttacctgtggttagggttaggggacgctaaccctaaccctaaccctaaccctaaccctctaccgaaaaaacacttaggcaaattttcggaaaaaattaacatggggagtctatggcagctatatcacaggaaggacctagagactcgggggtagtaccattggaaaggccgtgccctacttactatagatgtacgttagaaaaaagtttgtaggatcttcagaaaaaatgttattcaaaaaggcgtcttgatcctttttcattttttgcccgtttcacccccttcccgaagtcctacagactcggggtcggtaccattcgatcgggcttggcctaattagtgggggcggagaccgtttccaaggctctaccacattcggaagagggtgtattttcaaaaaggatcaagaatctgtggttttcatcccttatcctatcctaaccctaaccctaaccctagcgagtcaatggcagctacatcaaaggtaggacctagagactcgcggatggtaccaatcgatccgcggtggagtcattagtgggagtagagaccacttacaagacggtaggaccttcatgaaaaaagttattcacgaaaaaccaatattttcttgggtttcgaaccattcccaaggtcctagagagtcggggttggtaccattcgatcggacttggccgaattagtggacacggagaccacttccaagtctctaccaccttcagaaaaaaagttattcaagaatatgtaatcctctcatgtgtaatcgtggttttcatccctattcctaaccctaaccctaaccctaaccctaaccctaacccaaccctaaccctaaccctaaccctaaccctaaccctaaaccctaaccctaaccctaaccccctaaccctaaccctaaccctaacccaccctaaccttccattcaccttattccaaataaaactttgacaaattgtatcgtatgaactcttatttattgatcatgacataaatatttatggaatgtacatcacaaaaaggtctaaattaaggttaaactttaatatcaaaggaagtgacatcatatttgttcatctatagaactataggaatatggagacctgaaatacatcaacaacatagattgcatattgcatttgttaatagcttacctgtggttagggttaggggacgctaaccctaaccctaaccctaaccctaaccctctaccgaaaaaacacttaggcaaattttcggaaaaaattaacatggggagtctatggcagctatatcacaggaaggacctagagactcgggggtagtaccattggaaaggccgtgccctacttactatagatgtacgttagaaaaaagtttgtaggatcttcagaaaaaatgttattcaaaaaggcgtcttgatcctttttcattttttgcccgtttcacccccttcccgaagtcctacagactcggggtcggtaccattcgatcgggcttggcctaattagtgggggcggagaccgtttccaaggctctaccacattcggaagagggtgtattttcaaaaaggatcaagaatctgtggttttcatcccttatcctaaccctaaccctaaccctaaccctaaccctaaccctaacccctaaccctaaccctaaccctaaccctaaccctaaccctaaccctaaccccctaaccctaaccctaaccctaaccctaaccctaaccctcctaaccctaaccctaaccctaaccctaaccctgaccctgaccctgaccctgaccctaaccctaaccctaaccctaaccctaaccctaaccccctaaccctaaccctaaccctaaccctaacccctaaccctaaccctaaccctaaccctaaccctaaccctaaaccctaaccctaaccctaaccctaaccctaaccctaaccctaacctaaccctaaccctaaccctaaccctaaccctaaccctaaaccctaaccctaaaccctaaccctaaccctaaccctaaccctaaccctaaccctaaccctaacccctaaccctaaccctaaccctaaccctaaccctaaccctaaccctaaccctaaccctaaaccctaaaccctaaccctaaccctaaccctaaccctaacccaaaccctaaccctaaccctaaccctaaccctaaccctaaccctaaccctaaaccctaaccctaaccctaaccctaaccctaaccctaaccctaaccctaaccctaacccctaaccctaaccctaaccctaaccctaaccctaaccctaaccctaaaccctaaccctaaccctaaccctaaccctaaccctaaccctaaccctaaccctaaccctaaccctaaaccctaaccctaaccctaaccctaaccctaaccctcgtggttttcatccctattcctaaccctaaccctaaccctaaaccctaaccctaaccctaaccctaaccctaaccctaaaccctaaccctaaccctaaccctaaccctaacccccctaaccctaaccctaacccacctaaccttccattcaccttattccaaataaaactttgacaaattgtatcgtatgaactcttatttattgatcatgacataaatatttatggaatgtacatcacaaaaaggtctaaattaaggttaaactttaatatcaaaggaagtgacatcatatttgttcatctatagaactataggaatatggagacctgaaatacatcaacaacatagattgcatattgcatttgttaatagcttacctgtggttagggttaggggacgctaaccctaaccctaaccctaaccctaaccctctaccgaaaaaacacttaggcaaattttcggaaaaaattaacatggggagtctatggcagctatatcacaggaaggacctagagactcgggggtagtaccattggaaaggccgtgccctacttactatagatgtacgttagaaaaagtttgtaggatcttcagaaaaaatgttattcaaaaaggcgtcttgatcctttttcattttttgcccgtttcacccccttcccgaagtcctacagactcggggtcggtaccattcgatcgggcttggcctaattagtgggggcggagaccgtttccaaggctctaccacattcggaagagggtgtattttcaaaaaggatcaagaatctgtggttttcatcccttatcctatcctaaccctaaccctaaccctagcgagtcaatggcagctacatcaaaggtaggacctagagactcgcggatggtaccaatcgatccgcggtggagtcattagtgggagtagagaccacttacaagacggtaggaccttcatgaaaaaagttattcacgaaaaaccaatattttcttgggtttcgaaccattcccaaggtcctagagagtcggggttggtaccattcgatcggacttggccgaattagtggacacggagaccacttccaagtctctaccaccttcagaaaaaagttattcaagaatatgtaatcctctcatgtgtaatcgtggttttcatccctattcctaaccctaaccctaaccctaaccctaaccctaaccctaaccctaaccctaaccccctaaccctaaccctaaccctaaccctaaccctaaaccctaaccctaaccctaaccctaaccctaaccctaacccctaaccctaaccctaaccctaaccctaaccccaaccccaaccctaaccctaaccctaaccctaaccctaacccctaaccctaaccctaaccctaaccctaaccctaacccctaaccctaaccctaaccctaacccctaacccctaacccctaaccctaaccctaaccctaaccctaaccctaaccctaaccctaaccctaacccctaaccctaaccctaaccctaacccaaccctaaccctaaccctaacccccctaaccctaaccctaaccctaaccctaaaccctaaaccctaaccctaaccctgaccctgaccctgaccctgaccctaaccctaacccctaaccctaaccctaacccctaacccctaaccctaaccctaacccctaaaccctaaaccctaaccctaaccctaaccctaaccctaacccataaccctaaccctaaccccaacccctaaccctaaccctaaccccaaccctaaccctaaccctaaaccctaaccctaaccctaaccctaaaccctaaacccctaaaaccctaaccctaaccccaaccccaaccccaaccctaaccctaaccctaaccctaaccctaaccctaaccctaaacctaaccctgaccctaaccc contains:
- the LOC129103965 gene encoding E3 ubiquitin-protein ligase TRIM11-like; the protein is MSADGSSLCENQFLCSICQDVFTDPVSTPCGHNFCKECITKYWDTNVPYKCPNCQKMFYTRPELQVNTFVSEMVAHFRQSAHQRASSSSSEQQVAQPGDVPCDVCTGTKLKALKSCLVCLVSYCETHLEPHLATPGLKRHQLIDPVENLEDRMCTEHDKLLELFCETDQMCVCMLCTYSDHKSHDVVPLKEEYQRQKVEVEKTEAEIQQTIQERRLKIQEFKRSVKVSRDNANREIEDRNSVFIKLKEAIQRNQDKVIKTIEDNHKATAREAEGFIKELNQEISELKKSAELKQLSHSGDHLYLVQNFKSLNAAPPTKNWTEVRVCPASYEGNKRTLAQLLEMLKNETKKLLTEFELKTVQQFAVDVTLDPDTAHPSLILSEDGKQVHHGLVEKNLPDTPKRFSTFICVLGKQSVSTGRFYFEVQVKGKTGWVLGVARESANRNGLIHLSCKNGYWTLWCINEKVFSALTETPVSVSVESQPEKVGVFVDYEEGLVSFYDVDAASLLH